A section of the Pochonia chlamydosporia 170 chromosome 2, whole genome shotgun sequence genome encodes:
- a CDS encoding DNA repair protein Nse1 (similar to Metarhizium acridum CQMa 102 XP_007814102.1), with translation MDSELAGIRCCWMSILLYATATVICHRWLRTATSLNASSRSTNFTFTFTRLQKFTPPALTHPRKLQHGQQTCNNHRLNFTGSDVCSSRIAMETVFSPDYDNSHRAFLQALLAHSTITFEEAQPLLAAIFNADGTHESVIRPEQVTEDDFKKHIEVASDAASLFDYEVRSITHQVTKQRLYALVNTQSDPQTQLATTYTAEELAFIKRALDGMFDKFNTPRMEVLAITEMQAMKFARPPNRRQSHMDAEEPTQTQAAADKGLKHSEVEAVLGSLVDGGWFEKSRDGFYAVTPRALLELRPWLVETYNDPDAEANEWQRIKFCEACKDVITIGLRCGEPNCVLRLHDFCQDAFWRARRSRDCPKCGKEWTGDRYVGERAVTMTEAYQRGRRRSGGRKSTLADDVIQQM, from the exons ATGGATAGCGAACTTGCGGGTATtcgatgttgttggatg TCAATTCTTCTGTATGCTACTGCTACCGTCATCTGCCATCGTTGGTTGCGCACAGCCACATCACTTAACGCCTCGTCGCGTTCCACAAACTTCACATTCACTTTCACGCGTTTACAAAAGTTCACCCCACCAGCTCTCACTCATCCCAGAAAGCTGCAACATGGTCAACAGACTTGTAATAATCATCGACTGAATTTCACTGGCTCGGACGTATGCTCGTCCCGTATAGCCATGGAGACAGTCTTCAGCCCAGACTACGACAACAGCCACCGGGCCTTTCTCCAAGCTCTCCTCGCCCACAGCACCATCACATTTGAAGAAGCGCAACCCTTACTAGCAGCTATATTCAACGCCGACGGCACTCACGAATCAGTAATTCGGCCAGAGCAAGTAACCGAGGATGATTTCAAGAAACACATCGAGGTAGCATCCGATGCCGCCTCCCTCTTCGACTACGAAGTCCGCAGCATCACCCACCAAGTCACCAAGCAGCGCCTCTACGCCCTCGTGAACACACAATCCGACCCCCAGACGCAGCTAGCAACGACATACACCGCCGAAGAGCTGGCATTCATCAAGCGCGCCCTCGACGGCATGtttgacaagttcaacaCCCCGCGGATGGAGGTGCTCGCCATCACAGAGATGCAAGCCATGAAGTTCGCCAGGCCGCCGAACCGGCGCCAGAGCCACATGGACGCCGAGGAGCCGACGCAAACGCAAGCAGCAGCGGACAAGGGTCTTAAACACAGCGAGGTGGAGGCCGTGCTGGGCAGTCTCGTGGACGGAGGGTGGTTTGAGAAGAGTCGCGATGGTTTCTACGCCGTTACTCCGCGAGCGTTGCTGGAGCTGCGTCCCTGGTTGGTGGAGACGTATAATGATCCGGATGCCGAGGCGAACGAGTGGCAGCGCATCAAGTTTTGCGAGGCGTGTAAGGATGTTATTACGATTGGGCTGCGGTGCGGGGAGCCGAATTGTGTTTTGAGATTACATGATTTTTGCCAGGATGCGTTTTGGCGGGCAAGGAGATCGAGGGATTGTCCGAAGTGTGGGAAGGAGTGGACGGGGGATCGGTATGTTGGCGAGAGGGCGGTGACGATGACGGAGGCGTATCagagggggaggaggaggagtggTGGGAGGAAGAGCACGTTGGCGGATGATGTTATTCAGCAGATGTGA
- a CDS encoding transcription-silencing protein Clr2 (similar to Beauveria bassiana ARSEF 2860 XP_008595042.1) has product MADTKDFDVVRIARSDGADTGPGYWPATTTAPKKTGKDAAAATPRAKPQMTRLAEDDPRFIEWRIKLGILLKQELSPNPEEGNPWYVQFPRGYWLYEKSKHLWVSGYPIKTKLYKSPQEFGVHLIWLLSASKDYKDCCCAHCNLPNPAKLASSVEELIITPSETPVPAPAPGSGVKSSSNTPTPVPVPAMPHRVTPVPLPPIPGQPRQTPPSTSATPAAKPPTPKSTQSKPVKTTTPARSTSNTPQPTPQQPQQQQLPPVNPPPQQQSQPPQPVRWSLQGSLLFRAGELTWYQNGNTWRLGIIASPSPNPSSPTHTMLPLGHALVPQQAVTKSQADLRPFHAFSVPPVALPDLKDKQFDQIPWDALFHASANDPPKRELLALDASKLAASRIDASFSLWCPLSEDPNAEPRPYYGCFFGAERIEIGDCLRIKPVPSEPSIGDTSVMGLRYIYTRNDYPGTVFFRGNAYQLANPDTPPTSIISEDQLPIALRDETTWRNQVNSAKPWRWVMVKENLTLNDQFVKGRFYPSHRLMPILNPAGFNAALAQGQVDDQVPYLNNRMDGGAGGFVGRKVNRLDSLGASVPRGSVISLEPLIKEEGMPV; this is encoded by the exons atggccgaCACCAAGGACTTCGATGTCGTCCGCATCGCTCGAAGCGACGGCGCAGACACCGGCCCAGGATACTGGCCCGCAACGACAACAGCTCCCAAGAAGACGGGCAAAGATGCAGCCGCAGCAACGCCCCGTGCCAAACCCCAGATGACGCGGCTGGCAGAAGATGACCCGCGATTCATCGAGTGGCGGATAAAGCTAGGAATCCTCCTCAAGCAAGAGCTCTCACCCAATCCCGAAG AAGGAAACCCATGGTACGTCCAGTTCCCGCGCGGATACTGGCTGTACGAAAAGTCCAAACACCTCTGGGTATCAGGCTACCCCATCAAAACCAAGCTGTACAAGAGCCCGCAGGAATTCGGCGTCCACCTCATCTGGCTGCTCTCCGCGTCAAAGGACTACAAAGACTGCTGCTGCGCGCACTGCAACCTGCCGAACCCTGCGAAACTCGCTTCCTCCGTGGAAGAGCTCATCATCACGCCCAGCGAGACGCCTGTTCCTGCGCCGGCCCCTGGATCGGGAGTCAAGTCGTCGTCGAATACACCGACTCCCGTTCCTGTTCCAGCCATGCCACACAGAGTCACGCCtgttcctcttcctcccaTCCCAGGACAACCAAGGCAGACACCTCCCAGCACATCCGCAACACCAgccgccaaaccaccaacaccaaaatcCACACAATCCAAGCCTGTGAAAACCACAACACCCGCTCGATCAACCTCCAacacaccacaaccaacTCCgcagcaaccacaacaacaacaactaCCTCCCGTAaacccaccaccacaacaacaaTCTCAACCCCCCCAACCCGTCCGCTGGTCCCTCCAAGGCTCGCTCCTCTTCCGCGCCGGCGAACTAACATGGTACCAAAACGGCAACACCTGGCGTCTCGGCATCATCGCCTCGCCCAGCCCCAACCCCTCCTCCCCAACCCACACGATGCTGCCCCTCGGCCACGCCCTCGTCCCCCAGCAAGCCGTCACAAAGTCCCAGGCCGACCTGCGTCCCTTCCACGCCTTCTCCGTGCCGCCCGTCGCACTCCCTGACCTTAAGGACAAGCAGTTCGACCAAATCCCCTGGGACGCCCTCTTCCACGCCTCCGCCAACGACCCCCCCAAGCGGGAACTCCTCGCCCTCGACGCCTCCAAGCTCGCTGCCTCCCGCATCGAcgcctccttctccctctGGTGCCCTCTGTCCGAGGACCCCAACGCCGAACCCCGCCCCTACTACGgctgcttctttggcgcGGAGCGCATCGAAATCGGCGACTGTCTGCGCATCAAGCCCGTTCCCTCTGAACCTTCCATTGGAGATACATCCGTAATGGGCCTGCGGTACATATACACCCGCAATGACTACCCTGGCACAGTGTTCTTCCGCGGCAACGCTTACCAGCTCGCTAACCCGGATACGCCACCCACAAGCATCATATCAGAGGATCAGCTCCCTATTGCGCTGAGGGACGAGACAACGTGGCGAAACCAGGTGAATTCCGCTAAACCGTGGCGCTGGGTCATGGTGAAGGAGAATCTTACCCTCAATGACCAATTCGTCAAGGGGAGGTTCTACCCTTCGCATAGACTGATGCCGATTTTGAATCCTGCGGGGTTTAATGCCGCGCTTGCGCAGGGACAGGTCGATGACCAGGTGCCGTATCTGAACAACAGGATGGACGGAGGGGCAGGCGGGTTCGTGGGACGAAAGGTGAATAGGCTGGATAGCCTGGGCGCTTCTGTGCCTAGAGGATCTGTGATATCGCTCGAGCCGCTGATCAAGGAGGAAGGGATGCCGGTCTAG
- a CDS encoding zinc finger domain-containing protein (similar to Metarhizium robertsii ARSEF 23 XP_007817422.1), which translates to MSQAATGMAPVPGQDAEDKGVGRVISKVKRAFRSDKREAVASSTQRPSSLRDDTKSDAIQGSPAVAVVSKLKIFEERAKKMGEKFGLVIEASDLLTVAPDETVLRVDKPIRMRVRRTCHRCNTTFTARNECPGCQHVQCERCPRHPPKESEAEFLANLEQMEKVLKANRESTVIMPDFYWGDQQIELKRPSKNGGQDLVHRKPRQRVRRTCHECQTLFATGSRKCENCNHIRCTDCPRDPPKKDKYPFGYPGDAFGPDSDARFECYSCETLYPADAEDGHPCTMCGLEKSGESPRALPRKVQPPPDPEILSRLQARLDSLRERESA; encoded by the exons ATGAGCCAAGCAGCTACTGGCATGGCTCCAGTGCCTGGGCAGGACGCGGAGGACAAAGGAGTTGGCAGAGTCATCTCCAAGGTGAAGAGAGCATTTAGGTCTGACAAACGAGAAGCTGTTGCATCGAGCACACAAAGACCATCGTCTCTGCGGGATGACACCAAGTCAGATGCGATCCAAGGATCACCAGCTGTTGCCGTGGTATCAAAATTGAAAATTTTCGAGGAGCGTGCTAAGAAGATGGGCGAAAAGTTCGGGCTGGTGATTGAAGCATCAGACTTATTAACCGTCGCTCCAGACGAAACTGTCCTCCGAGTGGACAAACCCATCCGAATGCGCGTGCGACGCACTTGCCATCGGTGCAACACAACCTTCACTGCCAGAAATGAGTGCCCAGGATGCCAGCACGTTCAATGCGAGAGGTGCCCCCGCCACCCGCCAAAGGAGAGCGAGGCTGAATTTTTGGCCAATCTTGAGCAGATGGAGAAGGTCCTGAAGGCCAATCGAGAAAGCACTGTCATTATGCCAGACTTTTATTGGGGTGACCAGCAAATAGAGTTGAAACGACCAAGTAAGAATGGGGGACAAGACTTGGTGCACAGAAAACCCCGACAACGTGTTAGGAGGACATGCCACGAGTGCCAAACGCTCTTCGCTACCGGCAGCAGAAAATGCGAAAACTGCAACCATATTCGCTGTACAGATTGCCCTCGGGATCC gccaaagaaggacaagTACCCATTTGGTTATCCCGGTGATGCATTTGGGCCAGATTCTGACGCACGATTCGAATGCTACTCTTGCGAGACGCTATATCCCGCTGATGCTGAAGACGGCCACCCTTGCACGATGTGCGGGTTAGAGAAGTCTGGCGAGTCACCACGTGCTTTGCCACGAAAAGTGCAGCCTCCCCCAGATCCAGAAATCCTTAGCAGACTGCAGGCCAGGTTGGATAGTCTAAGGGAAAGAGAGTCGGCATGA
- a CDS encoding F-box and WD domain-containing protein (similar to Neosartorya fischeri NRRL 181 XP_001258257.1), translated as MSTGQWVGGDKGGKRAYGPFVCLICETDLTYRRAQMVEIARTRLLLKDTRASHNLDTCLLASRHGFSHRATHPSSSVFSYMQREPSESSEQLPQSNNTSIPSSSSQHGLLHHELSDIHRVRSADSSRGSRSASPQSVSDGRRDSLDAVDADKLDEKLRGLRLHGKPNAARRLPAAGQRVSDHENALTPPTPRQALGFKVIRRCDSFDGPQLTDFPNEILTHILSHLHPDSHAAVALVSKRFYALVTTPHAWRMAFMRYFPGHTCLDSSSSKRIADLWAGSTSDVVQSDIRYFGRLTALATWRSEYLFRTRLMRSLARGKPGTSAGGIGASGGKSAKRKSAVLTYNSKLPWLVTNIHAVFSNGKKPPRAIQGAGDLGVATMSDPTSGKIEKWGLEDPFSSAQLEEVVPNIVPYGLGDGPVAVPNTMDVSQPYGIIAGEGFPGGRAHFRGINEACGRYLDGDTRVVDTYPDVPKIPEMSDAICSVWIAKSSAVPATTHSICGMMTGSALGVVTAYALGWDPNGPRYANGDMTARWVLSPGVPIIALKIDDNYSVKRRSSSRVWAVALNALGEVYYLTKCPVTTLNRANGDDVTRHAWLAGRTAYWHLLEPTRRTARPDELDKNVVRGAYTPRSPSNDMDLSKEQLAAEAREIEKYLLYKPSHFRKVCEGWDMRRKLEVDFAGDDGEGAGEGIFVVDCGLAEHTPARVLRYCRSMASPGRELRQDGSSKPRGSTTATPVKARPSLFGSAEVTSAGDCATPEPQSPHPPPPTPMSPLHEGSVSLHDWTCTSFELKGSQQTANITASCLDCSTHSLHTLTEDPLHTAAEPGNVTATTTPSTPSAGNVEHVAAEIPGRRARFLAIGTNTGAVTVWNAREEARHEAVQPLRIFHTDSPEISCLAASALYLVHGGSDGLVQAWDPLASTLDPIRTLNARSNGRVPRHMMTMNPTLREGNYSAVGAIYLDPDPLVLRGVLSFGAFLRYWTYSSASHPTGRKRRIRHSDIHGRIASRRLGGTVSGYIAAEEAELRRENEARAREQARLRKRFGVGALGDLTEEEAIRYAQMVSEEAYLQEEQRRASDSAADASLDTASSVSETTIDTVTEPSVTDATPPIASATDNDESEFEQQIQQAIRLSLLEGVNDLGQSPRGNSSGEFDFPIQVKVTKKKGKSRSPSASPTMTTPVNGGSSKVNEDEDLALAISLSMQQQPVEDDFPPLETEGVGKGKGVRRW; from the exons ATGAGCACAGGACAATGGGTCGGTGGCGACAAGGGCGGCAAGCGTGCATATGGGCCCTTTGTTTGTTTGATTTGCGAGACTGACCTGACCTACCGTCGAGCTCAGATGGTTGAGATTGCTCGAACACGCCTCTTGCTCAAGGACACCCGTGCTTCGCATAATCTCGACACCTGTTTGCTCGCTTCCCGTCATGGCTTCAGTCATAGAGCCAC TCACCCGTCGTCGTCCGTGTTTAGCTACATGCAGCGAGAGCCATCCGAGTCTTCAGAACAGCTTCCTCAGTCAAACAACACCTCGATcccgtcttcctcgtcccaACATGGCTTGCTTCACCATGAACTCAGCGACATTCATCGGGTTCGCTCGGCAGACTCTAGCCGTGGCTCCCGCAGCGCGTCTCCGCAGTCTGTGTCGGACGGCCGTCGTGACTCGCTCGATGCAGTCGATGCCGATAAACTCGACGAGAAACTACGCGGATTGAGACTTCACGGGAAGCCCAATGCCGCTCGCCGTCTCCCTGCTGCTGGCCAGAGAGTTTCAGACCATGAAAATGCCCTGACGCCGCCTACTCCGAGACAGGCCCTGGGATTCAAAGTCATTCGACGCTGTGACTCATTTGACGGCCCCCAGTTGACAGATTTTCCAAATG AAATCTTGACACACATCTTGTCACATCTTCATCCCGACTCtcatgctgctgttgccctGGTGTCGAAGCGTTTTTACGCGCTGGTGACGACGCCACATGCATGGCGCATGGCATTCATGCGATACTTTCCAGGGCACACTTGCCTAGACAGCTCGTCCTCGAAACGAATTGCAGACCTCTGGGCTGGATCGACATCTGATGTCGTTCAATCTGACATCCGCTACTTTGGTCGACTGACGGCACTAGCTACCTGGCGGAGCGAGTACCTGTTTAGAACTCgattgatgagaagcttggcAAGGGGAAAACCTGGAACTAGCGCTGGTGGCATTGGTGCATCCGGAGGCAAATCTGCGAAGCGCAAAAGTGCTGTCCTGACATACAATTCTAaactgccatggctggttACCAATATTCacgccgtcttctccaacggCAAGAAGCCTCCGCGCGCTATTCAGGGAGCTGGTGACCTCGGCGTTGCTACCATGAGCGATCCGACGAGTGGCAAGATTGAGAAATGGGGCCTAGAGGATCCATTCTCGTCTGCCCAGTTGGAAGAAGTCGTGCCGAATATTGTTCCCTATGGGCTTGGAGATGGGCCAGTTGCCGTGCCTAACACGATGGATGTGAGTCAGCCGTACGGCATCATTGCTGGCGAGGGCTTTCCAGGTGGTCGTGCCCATTTCCGAGGTATCAACGAAGCCTGTGGTCGATATCTGGATGGTGACACTCGCGTTGTCGATACATACCCAGATGTCCCTAAGATCCCAGAAATGTCAGACGCCATATGCAGTGTGTGGATTGCCAAGTCGTCAGCAGTTCCAGCTACCACACATTCCATTTGCGGCATGATGACAGGCTCTGCCCTTGGAGTTGTTACGGCATACGCCCTTGGCTGGGACCCGAATGGTCCACGATACGCCAACGGTGACATGACGGCCCGGTGGGTTCTCAGTCCTGGTGTTCCAATTATTGCTCTCAAAATAGACGACAATTACAGCGTAAAGCGAAGGTCATCTTCGAGGGTCTGGGCCGTCGCTTTGAACGCTCTAGGTGAAGTGTACTATTTGACAAAGTGCCCAGTGACTACACTTAACCGCGCCAACGGCGACGATGTCACCAGGCATGCATGGCTTGCTGGTAGGACAGCATACTGGCATCTATTGGAGCCCACCAGACGCACAGCTCGACCAGATGAATTAGACAAGAACGTTGTTCGAGGAGCCTATACGCCACGTTCACCATCAAATGACATGGATCTCAGTAAAGAGCAACTCGCAGCAGAAGCTCGCGAGATTGAAAAGTACCTTCTTTACAAGCCGTCCCACTTCCGCAAGGTCTGTGAGGGCTGGGACATGCGACGCAAGCTGGAAGTGGATTTTGCCGGCGATGACGGTGAAGGAGCGGGAGAAGGCATTTTCGTTGTGGACTGCGGACTTGCTGAGCATACACCTGCGCGTGTGTTGCGATACTGTCGATCAATGGCATCGCCGGGTCGAGAGCTACGTCAAGATGGCTCTTCAAAACCAAGAGGTTCTACAACAGCCACACCGGTCAAAGCACGGCCATCTCTCTTTGGATCCGCAGAAGTGACCTCGGCCGGGGATTGTGCTACTCCAGAGCCACAATcgcctcatcctccgccgccaacaccaatgtCACCCCTGCATGAGGGAAGTGTCAGCCTCCACGATTGGACCTGTACGTCGTTCGAGCTCAAAGGAAGCCAGCAGACAGCCAACATCACGGCTAGTTGTTTAGATTGCTCAACTCATTCTTTGCATACGCTGACAGAAGATCCACTTCATACTGCGGCGGAGCCTGGAAATGTCACCGCAACGACGACGCCTTCTACGCCGTCTGCGGGAAATGTTGAGCATGTGGCGGCTGAAATTCCTGGGCGCCGGGCACGGTTCCtcgccattggcaccaaTACCGGTGCGGTAACAGTATGGAATGCCCGCGAAGAGGCCAGGCACGAAGCTGTACAGCCCCTGCGTATCTTCCACACAGATTCCCCAGAGATCTCATGTCTGGCAGCTTCGGCGCTGTATTTAGTCCATGGAGGCAGCGATGGCCTTGTACAGGCTTGGGACCCTCTGGCATCGACTCTGGATCCTATCAGAACTCTCAACGCACGATCCAACGGTCGTGTGCCGCGGCAtatgatgacgatgaatcCGACACTGCGAGAGGGCAACTACTCAGCAGTAGGAGCCATCTATCTGGACCCAGATCCCCTCGTTCTGCGTGGTGTCCTATCGTTTGGAGCATTCCTTCGATACTGGACATACAGCTCTGCAAGCCACCCCACAGGTCGGAAGCGTCGAATCAGACACTCTGATATCCACGGGCGCATCGCCAGTCGCCGACTTGGCGGCACCGTCTCGGGATACATtgctgcagaagaagcagagctGCGTCGCGAAAACGAAGCCCGCGCCCGAGAACAGGCTCGCCTTCGTAAGCGGTTCGGCGTCGGTGCTCTCGGCGATCTCACCGAGGAGGAAGCCATTCGATACGCCCAAATGGTCTCCGAGGAGGCGTAcctccaagaagaacagCGTCGGGCGAGCGACTCTGCCGCCGACGCTAGCCTCGATACAGCATCGTCCGTTAGCGAAACCACCATCGACACTGTCACGGAACCCAGTGTCACGGATGCCACCCCCCCCATTGCCAGTGCAACAGACAACGATGAAAGCGAATTCGAACAGCAAATCCAGCAAGCTATCCGTCTGTCACTGCTAGAAGGCGTCAACGACCTCGGCCAGTCACCTCGTGGCAATTCCTCTGGAGAGTTCGATTTCCCCATCCAAGTAAAGGTCACtaagaagaagggcaagtCTCGCTCGCCCTCTGCTTCACCTACCATGACTACGCCCGTAAATGGGGGTTCGTCAAAGGTcaatgaggatgaggatCTTGCCCTTGCTATCAGTCTTagcatgcagcagcagccagtAGAAGATGATTTCCCGCCTCTAGAGACGGAAGGCGtgggcaaaggcaagggCGTTAGGAGATGGTGA